One Candidatus Aegiribacteria sp. genomic region harbors:
- a CDS encoding NUDIX domain-containing protein, which yields MKRNSSKAIVVRDGRILLTVNSDDQGDFYLLPGGGQKHGETLHETLKREVLEETGWTVTVEKLLLVRDYIGANHEFAQWEADAHQTEFMFEARPNRRLGKPLLQDAWQTGMEWVRIDRLDEIKLYPSVLKKILPELLSGTYEGPLYLGDVN from the coding sequence ATGAAACGCAACTCCTCGAAAGCCATTGTTGTACGAGACGGAAGAATACTGCTGACGGTTAACAGCGATGACCAGGGGGATTTCTATCTGCTTCCAGGCGGAGGTCAGAAGCATGGTGAAACACTGCACGAGACATTGAAACGAGAAGTTCTGGAAGAAACAGGATGGACAGTAACAGTTGAAAAACTCCTTCTTGTTCGGGATTATATCGGAGCCAATCATGAATTTGCACAATGGGAGGCGGATGCTCATCAGACGGAGTTCATGTTCGAAGCCCGGCCAAACCGTCGTCTTGGCAAACCTCTCCTTCAGGACGCCTGGCAGACAGGAATGGAGTGGGTGCGAATCGACAGGCTCGATGAGATTAAATTGTATCCCTCTGTCTTGAAGAAAATACTGCCGGAGCTTTTGTCCGGAACGTACGAAGGACCGCTGTATCTGGGGGATGTGAACTGA